Proteins found in one Oribacterium sp. oral taxon 102 genomic segment:
- a CDS encoding DUF6145 family protein, translated as MENEKNVLCAANSYIEKFYLNEEFRKLPEEVQKTLQILCVEYTEEVGGILLLRFDEEGHLQLETITEDGDYLYDEIGAELKIRSIEKRYGELFEKLELYYEGLQSIRRAERASRKTLRQGEGV; from the coding sequence ATGGAAAATGAGAAGAATGTACTCTGCGCGGCGAATTCCTATATCGAGAAGTTTTATCTGAATGAAGAATTCCGAAAGCTGCCGGAGGAGGTGCAGAAGACCCTGCAGATCCTCTGTGTGGAATATACGGAGGAGGTCGGCGGCATCCTGCTGCTTCGTTTCGATGAGGAGGGACATTTGCAGCTCGAAACAATCACGGAGGATGGAGACTATCTCTATGACGAAATCGGGGCAGAGCTGAAAATCCGAAGTATTGAGAAGAGGTACGGGGAACTTTTTGAGAAGCTGGAGCTCTATTATGAGGGGTTGCAGAGTATCCGGCGTGCAGAGAGGGCGAGCAGAAAAACGCTGCGGCAGGGAGAGGGAGTTTGA
- the whiA gene encoding DNA-binding protein WhiA, protein MGDNETLFEETRQSLRERFLHCGSVTDPSKDYHLEFICRDNVELERLSSELQIFSLHPKTTKRGKHLLVYLKDGEEISDVLNIIGAHDALMEFENVRILKEVSENVNRRVNFETANIHRTVRASLRQLEDIRLIRDRIGLGKLEEGLREIAEARLEREDASLEELAASLRPPIGKSGANHRMRKLAQIAAELREGAMPTDHSREEK, encoded by the coding sequence ATGGGTGACAATGAGACCCTTTTCGAGGAGACGCGGCAGAGCCTGCGGGAGCGCTTCCTGCACTGCGGCTCGGTGACGGATCCGAGTAAGGATTATCATCTCGAGTTCATCTGCCGGGACAACGTGGAGCTTGAGAGGCTTTCTTCAGAGCTTCAGATTTTCTCTCTGCATCCGAAGACGACGAAGAGGGGAAAGCATCTTCTGGTCTATCTGAAGGATGGGGAGGAAATCTCGGACGTACTGAATATCATCGGCGCGCATGACGCGCTGATGGAGTTTGAGAATGTCCGTATCCTGAAGGAGGTCAGCGAGAACGTCAACCGCAGAGTGAATTTCGAGACGGCGAATATCCACCGGACAGTGCGGGCAAGTCTCAGGCAGCTTGAGGATATCCGGCTGATTCGGGACCGGATAGGCCTGGGGAAGCTGGAGGAAGGGCTTCGTGAGATCGCGGAGGCGCGGCTCGAGAGGGAGGACGCTTCTCTGGAGGAGCTCGCGGCGTCATTGCGCCCCCCGATCGGGAAGAGCGGGGCGAACCATCGGATGCGGAAGCTTGCACAGATTGCTGCGGAGCTCAGAGAGGGGGCTATGCCGACGGATCACAGCAGGGAGGAGAAATAA
- a CDS encoding flavodoxin domain-containing protein, translating to MKTAICFYSKHHGNTKKLLDAIQTADPEAELIDVTKRETVDLSDFERIGFASGIYYSSFAKPLIRFLRENLPEGKPVFFLYSSGMGSGKKFTSAITEAAREKNAQLLGSYGCFGFDTFGPFKLLGGIRKGHPNTEELQAAVTFYKGLQ from the coding sequence ATGAAAACAGCAATCTGCTTTTATTCGAAGCATCACGGAAACACAAAGAAGCTGCTGGATGCCATTCAGACAGCGGATCCAGAGGCAGAGCTCATTGATGTGACAAAACGGGAAACCGTAGATTTGTCCGACTTTGAACGAATCGGCTTTGCCTCCGGCATCTATTACAGCAGCTTTGCGAAACCCTTGATCAGATTTCTGCGAGAAAATCTGCCGGAAGGGAAGCCGGTTTTTTTCCTCTATTCCTCGGGAATGGGAAGCGGCAAAAAATTTACCAGTGCGATTACGGAAGCTGCCAGGGAGAAGAACGCGCAGCTCCTCGGAAGCTATGGATGCTTCGGTTTTGATACCTTTGGTCCATTCAAGCTGCTGGGAGGCATCCGGAAAGGACACCCGAATACGGAGGAGCTTCAAGCGGCAGTTACATTTTACAAGGGACTGCAGTAA
- the murB gene encoding UDP-N-acetylmuramate dehydrogenase, which produces MQIKENEYLREHTTFRVGGPAPRYYIPESIEELIELLREHRESGVPFRILGNGSNLLVSDAGVDFDVIEIRGRLEGVELLDAERVRALAGTQLARAARFAQQQGLEGMEALHGIPGTVGGALVMNAGAYGTEIRDVLESCEVLTRTGERLRLSPEELALSYRHSCIEEKGYTVLSATFRLRHGAAAEIAGRMQDYRTRRMEKQPLNLASAGSTFRRPEGQFAGKLIEEAGLRGFSLGGAQVSEKHCGFIVNRGAASAAELYALISEVIRRVEAHSSVVLKPEVKMWGSF; this is translated from the coding sequence ATGCAGATCAAAGAAAATGAGTATTTAAGGGAGCACACGACCTTTCGTGTGGGAGGGCCGGCGCCGCGCTATTATATACCGGAGAGCATAGAGGAGCTCATAGAGCTGCTGCGGGAGCACAGGGAGAGCGGCGTTCCGTTTCGCATCCTCGGAAATGGAAGTAATCTCCTCGTCTCCGATGCGGGTGTCGATTTCGATGTCATTGAGATTCGGGGCAGATTGGAGGGGGTAGAGCTGCTGGATGCGGAGCGGGTGCGGGCGCTTGCGGGGACGCAGCTTGCCAGAGCGGCACGCTTCGCGCAGCAGCAGGGACTCGAGGGAATGGAGGCGCTGCATGGCATCCCCGGAACGGTGGGCGGCGCGCTGGTGATGAATGCCGGTGCCTACGGCACAGAAATCCGGGATGTGCTGGAGAGCTGTGAGGTGCTTACGAGAACCGGAGAGCGGCTGCGGCTCTCGCCGGAGGAGCTGGCGCTTTCCTACCGGCATTCCTGCATCGAGGAGAAGGGCTATACGGTGCTTTCGGCGACCTTCCGGCTTCGGCATGGAGCGGCGGCGGAGATCGCGGGGCGGATGCAGGACTACCGGACACGGCGTATGGAGAAGCAGCCGCTTAATCTCGCCTCGGCAGGCTCTACCTTTCGCCGCCCGGAGGGACAGTTTGCCGGGAAGCTGATCGAGGAGGCGGGGCTCCGCGGCTTCTCTCTCGGAGGCGCGCAGGTTTCGGAGAAGCACTGCGGCTTTATTGTGAACCGTGGGGCGGCGAGTGCGGCAGAGCTGTACGCGCTGATTTCGGAGGTGATCCGCAGAGTGGAGGCGCATTCCTCTGTCGTATTGAAGCCGGAGGTGAAGATGTGGGGAAGCTTCTGA
- a CDS encoding DNA polymerase III subunit alpha, with protein sequence MGFAHLHVHTSYSLLDGSGKIPEMIARTKELGMDAIAITDHGVMYGVIDFYKEAKAQGIHPVLGCEIYLTPGSRFDKESVRNEDRYYHLVLLAENNTGYQNLMKLVSKGFTEGFYYKPRVDMDLLRECHEGLIALSACLAGEVAKNLTRDLYDEAKAAANRYLAVFGEGNFFLELQDHGYPDQKKVNAGLLRLHEETGIPLVATNDIHYTNAADAEAHDILLCLQTGKRIMDQDRMRYPGGQFYIKSEEEMRALFPYVPEALENTEAIAKRCRVEIEFGHYHLPKYQVPEGYDAFSYLSELCEEGMNRHYGAGKEQYRDRLRYELETIRSMGFVDYFLIVWDYIHFAKTHGIAVGPGRGSAAGSIVAYCIGITDIDPMRYQLLFERFLNPERVTMPDIDVDFEYERRQEVIDYVTEKYGKEQVCQIVTFGTLAAKGVIRDVGRVLDIPYAKCDSISKMIPNELGMTLDKAIAANPELRSQFEKDEETKRIITMAKRLEGLPRHTSMHAAGVVIAGKPVEEYIPLSRGADGAVTTQFTMTTVEELGLLKMDFLGLRTLTVIKDAVRFAEEGHGVRIDFDAMDYDDPRVYEMLSSGDCAGVFQLESQGMVSFMKRLKPGSLEDVIAGVSLYRPGPMDFIPKYIEGKKHPEQIRYECPEIEPILATTYGCIVYQEQVMQIVRDLAGYSMGRSDLVRRAMSKKKTQVMEKERQNFVYGNREEGIPGCIARGISETVANHIYDEMIDFAKYAFNKSHAACYAVVAYQTAYLRCYYPAEFFAALMSSFMDNITKTAEYIEIARDMGIELLPPDVNAAESGFSVRDGKIRYGLSAVKGVGRSAAEQLLQERRSLPFKDYEDFVARMSARGMNKRAMESFIGAGAMDSLPGNRHEKLTALDSILNQQARARKDSFAGQMSLADLLGEEDRDAQEFRLTMPKLPELPKGELLQLEKEALGIYLSGHPLDADRELLRACVTATTADFRLDSETNRCQLQDGQRVTVGGILTEIRLKITRKNEQMAFLMLEDRQGTIEVTVFPRSYEGMRQELRQDRRMLIRGRVQQSDEQDAKLIFEGGIPFSEVPRELWLQFGNREEFRGKEPALSALLAKHPGSAQVCIYLRNEKAVKKLGNAERVEASGECLAELGTLLSEKNIKVVFKVLKKEQR encoded by the coding sequence ATGGGCTTCGCACACCTTCATGTACATACGAGCTACAGTCTTCTGGACGGCTCTGGGAAAATTCCGGAGATGATCGCCCGCACGAAGGAGCTGGGGATGGACGCGATCGCGATCACGGATCATGGCGTCATGTATGGCGTGATCGACTTTTATAAGGAAGCGAAGGCGCAGGGGATTCACCCGGTGCTCGGCTGCGAAATCTACCTGACACCGGGCTCCCGCTTCGACAAGGAGTCGGTGCGGAATGAGGACAGATACTACCATCTGGTGCTGCTCGCGGAGAACAATACAGGCTATCAGAACCTGATGAAACTGGTATCGAAGGGCTTCACCGAGGGCTTCTACTATAAGCCGCGTGTGGACATGGATCTGCTGCGGGAGTGTCATGAGGGGCTCATCGCGCTTTCCGCCTGTCTCGCGGGAGAGGTGGCGAAGAATCTGACGAGAGATCTTTATGATGAGGCAAAGGCAGCAGCGAACCGCTATCTCGCGGTCTTCGGGGAGGGGAATTTCTTTCTGGAGCTGCAGGATCATGGCTATCCGGACCAGAAGAAGGTCAATGCGGGGCTGCTCCGGCTGCATGAGGAGACCGGCATTCCGCTGGTAGCGACCAATGACATTCACTATACCAATGCCGCGGATGCGGAGGCGCACGACATTCTGCTCTGTCTGCAGACAGGGAAACGAATCATGGATCAGGACAGAATGCGCTATCCCGGAGGACAGTTCTATATCAAGTCCGAGGAGGAAATGCGGGCACTCTTTCCCTATGTGCCGGAGGCGCTGGAGAATACCGAGGCGATTGCGAAGCGCTGCAGGGTGGAGATCGAATTCGGACATTATCACCTGCCGAAGTATCAGGTTCCGGAGGGCTATGATGCCTTTTCTTATCTTTCAGAGCTCTGTGAGGAGGGGATGAACCGGCATTATGGTGCGGGGAAGGAACAGTATCGAGATCGTCTCCGCTATGAGCTGGAGACGATCCGCTCTATGGGCTTCGTGGATTACTTCCTGATCGTCTGGGATTATATCCACTTCGCGAAGACCCATGGCATCGCGGTCGGTCCGGGCAGAGGCTCTGCGGCAGGCTCCATCGTCGCATACTGCATCGGCATTACGGATATCGACCCGATGCGCTATCAGCTCCTCTTCGAGCGCTTTCTGAACCCGGAGAGAGTCACCATGCCCGATATCGACGTGGACTTCGAGTATGAGAGGCGGCAGGAGGTCATTGACTATGTGACGGAAAAGTACGGGAAGGAGCAGGTCTGCCAGATCGTGACCTTCGGTACGCTTGCCGCCAAGGGGGTGATCCGGGATGTCGGAAGGGTGCTGGATATCCCCTATGCAAAGTGCGACAGCATTTCGAAGATGATCCCGAATGAGTTGGGAATGACGCTGGACAAGGCAATAGCGGCGAATCCGGAGCTTCGCAGTCAGTTTGAGAAGGATGAAGAGACGAAGCGCATCATCACCATGGCGAAGCGGCTGGAGGGACTGCCGCGTCATACCTCTATGCATGCGGCGGGGGTCGTGATCGCCGGAAAGCCGGTGGAGGAATATATTCCGCTCTCTCGCGGTGCAGACGGCGCTGTCACCACGCAGTTCACGATGACGACGGTGGAGGAGCTCGGACTTCTGAAGATGGACTTCCTCGGGCTCCGCACCCTGACAGTTATCAAGGATGCGGTTCGCTTCGCGGAGGAGGGACATGGCGTCCGGATTGACTTCGATGCGATGGACTATGATGACCCGAGGGTTTACGAGATGCTTTCGAGCGGCGACTGCGCCGGTGTGTTCCAGCTCGAGTCGCAGGGCATGGTCAGCTTTATGAAGCGGCTGAAGCCCGGGAGTCTGGAGGATGTCATCGCGGGCGTCTCCCTCTATCGTCCGGGACCGATGGATTTCATTCCGAAGTATATCGAGGGCAAGAAGCATCCGGAGCAGATCCGCTACGAGTGCCCGGAGATCGAGCCGATTCTGGCCACGACCTACGGCTGTATCGTGTATCAGGAGCAGGTCATGCAGATCGTCCGGGATCTCGCAGGCTATTCTATGGGACGCTCGGATCTCGTACGCCGCGCCATGTCCAAAAAGAAAACTCAGGTCATGGAGAAGGAACGGCAGAACTTTGTTTACGGTAACCGGGAGGAGGGCATTCCCGGCTGTATCGCGCGGGGGATTTCGGAGACAGTGGCGAATCATATCTATGACGAAATGATCGACTTCGCGAAGTATGCCTTCAATAAGTCCCATGCGGCATGCTATGCGGTCGTCGCCTATCAGACCGCTTACCTCCGCTGCTATTATCCGGCGGAATTCTTCGCGGCGCTGATGAGCTCCTTCATGGACAATATCACGAAGACCGCGGAATATATCGAGATCGCCCGGGATATGGGGATAGAGCTTCTGCCGCCGGACGTCAATGCAGCGGAGAGCGGCTTCTCCGTGCGGGATGGGAAGATCCGTTACGGGCTGAGTGCGGTAAAGGGCGTGGGGAGGAGCGCGGCAGAGCAGCTCCTGCAGGAGAGACGCAGCCTTCCCTTCAAGGATTATGAGGATTTCGTAGCCCGCATGAGCGCGCGGGGGATGAACAAGCGTGCGATGGAGTCCTTTATCGGTGCGGGCGCGATGGACAGTCTGCCTGGGAACCGGCATGAGAAGCTGACGGCGCTGGACAGTATCCTTAATCAGCAGGCGAGAGCGCGGAAGGACAGCTTCGCCGGGCAGATGTCTCTCGCGGATCTTCTTGGAGAGGAGGACAGGGATGCGCAGGAGTTTCGTCTGACCATGCCGAAGCTTCCGGAGCTTCCGAAGGGAGAGCTTCTGCAGCTTGAAAAGGAGGCGCTCGGCATTTATCTCTCCGGGCATCCCTTGGATGCAGACAGAGAGCTCCTGAGGGCATGCGTGACGGCGACAACTGCGGATTTCCGGCTGGATTCGGAGACGAACCGCTGTCAGTTGCAGGACGGGCAGCGGGTGACGGTGGGAGGGATTCTCACGGAGATCCGGCTGAAGATCACGCGAAAAAATGAACAGATGGCATTTCTGATGCTGGAGGATCGGCAGGGTACGATCGAGGTTACGGTCTTCCCGCGAAGCTATGAGGGGATGCGGCAGGAGCTTCGGCAGGATCGCCGTATGCTGATCCGCGGACGCGTGCAGCAAAGCGATGAGCAGGATGCGAAGCTGATCTTCGAGGGCGGCATTCCGTTTTCGGAGGTTCCGCGGGAGCTCTGGCTGCAGTTTGGCAACAGGGAGGAATTCAGGGGAAAGGAGCCTGCGCTTTCCGCGCTTCTCGCGAAGCATCCCGGCAGCGCGCAGGTCTGCATTTACCTTCGGAACGAAAAGGCGGTCAAGAAGCTCGGGAATGCAGAGCGGGTTGAGGCAAGCGGGGAATGCCTCGCGGAGCTTGGAACGTTACTTAGTGAAAAAAATATCAAAGTTGTCTTCAAAGTATTGAAAAAAGAGCAAAGATGA
- a CDS encoding HPr family phosphocarrier protein: MKNVNVTVNLPKKTDDHPVAMLVQIASRYNSRIYMAEGSRRVNAKSIMGMMALGVSNGVELVVSAEGEDEDAAVQALSAYLTGTQAS; the protein is encoded by the coding sequence ATGAAAAATGTAAATGTGACAGTGAATCTTCCGAAGAAGACGGATGACCATCCGGTAGCGATGCTCGTGCAGATTGCCAGCAGATACAATTCCAGAATTTATATGGCGGAGGGCAGCCGCAGGGTCAATGCCAAGTCGATCATGGGAATGATGGCGCTCGGCGTGAGCAATGGAGTAGAGCTCGTCGTGTCCGCAGAGGGGGAAGACGAGGATGCCGCGGTGCAGGCGCTTTCCGCCTATCTCACCGGTACACAGGCTTCCTGA
- the rapZ gene encoding RNase adapter RapZ, translated as MSGAGKTVALKALEDMGYYCVDNLPILLIDKFAELILEGNESIERAALGIDIRSGGELPALKEIFDNWDIRGRISYEILFLDANDETLLKRYKETRRAHPLSRDGRIETGIHAERQELIWLRERADIIIDSSRLLTRELRSQLREIFLKNREYENLQVTILSFGFKYGIPEDADLLFDVRFLPNPYYLPELREHTGKEAEIRSYVCQGGVAAEFLEHLHGMLRFLIPHYIAEGKNQLVIGIGCTGGRHRSVTVSELLYERLRQEADYGLRIDHRDIER; from the coding sequence ATGAGCGGCGCAGGCAAGACCGTCGCGCTGAAGGCTCTGGAGGATATGGGCTATTACTGCGTGGACAATCTCCCGATCCTTCTGATCGATAAATTTGCAGAGCTGATTCTCGAGGGAAATGAAAGCATCGAGAGGGCGGCGCTTGGCATCGATATCCGCTCCGGAGGGGAGCTTCCGGCGCTGAAGGAGATCTTCGACAACTGGGATATCCGCGGCAGGATATCATATGAGATTCTCTTTCTGGATGCCAATGACGAGACGCTCCTGAAACGTTATAAGGAGACCCGTCGCGCACACCCGCTCAGCAGGGACGGGCGGATAGAGACGGGAATCCATGCAGAGCGGCAGGAGCTGATATGGCTCCGGGAGCGGGCGGACATTATCATTGACAGCTCCCGTCTGCTCACGAGGGAGCTTCGCAGCCAGCTTCGGGAGATCTTTCTGAAGAACCGTGAATATGAGAATCTGCAGGTGACGATCCTGTCCTTCGGCTTCAAGTATGGGATTCCGGAGGACGCGGATCTGCTCTTTGATGTACGTTTCCTGCCGAATCCCTATTACCTTCCGGAGCTTCGCGAACATACCGGAAAGGAAGCAGAGATCCGGAGCTATGTCTGTCAGGGCGGTGTCGCAGCGGAGTTTCTGGAGCATCTGCATGGGATGCTTCGATTTCTGATTCCGCATTATATCGCAGAGGGCAAGAACCAGCTTGTCATCGGGATCGGCTGTACCGGCGGCAGGCATCGTTCCGTCACGGTCTCTGAGCTTCTGTATGAGAGGCTCCGGCAGGAGGCGGACTATGGGCTTCGGATCGACCACAGAGACATTGAGAGGTAG
- the murI gene encoding glutamate racemase, whose product MITENSPIGVFDSGVGGISVLRALRETLPKENFLFFGDSQNAPYGEKSPAQIRELADHSLRFLRERGAKAVIIACNTATSAAADYLRKKYPEMILIGMEPAIKPAALAIRNGAKPCVLVMATPATIRGERLHHLLSRYHEDADYRLLPAPKIVRFVEAGQEQSDALRDYLRDILSPYRSIDDTTPPALKLDSIVLGCTHFPFIRQQLRECIGYPVAFFDGARGTARETLHRLAERKLLRETAAPGSIALFSSSGSTALMERLLQLPIE is encoded by the coding sequence ATGATTACAGAAAATTCGCCGATCGGTGTATTCGATTCCGGCGTCGGCGGCATCAGCGTCCTTCGTGCGCTCCGGGAAACGCTCCCGAAGGAAAATTTCCTGTTTTTCGGAGACAGCCAAAACGCCCCCTATGGTGAAAAAAGTCCAGCGCAGATCAGGGAGCTCGCCGACCATTCTCTTCGCTTTCTGCGGGAACGCGGCGCGAAGGCGGTCATTATCGCCTGCAATACCGCAACCTCCGCTGCCGCGGACTACCTGCGAAAAAAATATCCGGAGATGATCCTCATCGGCATGGAACCGGCGATAAAGCCTGCTGCCCTCGCGATAAGGAACGGCGCGAAGCCATGCGTTCTCGTCATGGCGACTCCCGCAACAATCAGAGGGGAGCGACTGCACCATCTTCTCAGCCGCTATCATGAGGATGCGGACTATCGCCTGCTTCCCGCGCCGAAAATCGTGCGCTTTGTCGAAGCAGGGCAGGAGCAGAGCGACGCACTCCGAGACTACCTCCGGGATATCCTGTCCCCCTACCGCTCCATTGACGACACTACGCCACCCGCGCTGAAGCTCGACAGCATTGTCCTCGGCTGCACACACTTTCCCTTCATCCGGCAGCAGCTCCGGGAATGCATCGGCTATCCCGTAGCGTTCTTCGACGGTGCCCGCGGCACCGCCCGCGAGACGCTGCATCGTCTCGCGGAGCGGAAACTGCTTCGTGAAACTGCCGCCCCCGGCAGTATAGCGCTCTTCTCCAGCAGCGGCAGTACTGCACTTATGGAGCGCCTGCTGCAGCTTCCAATCGAATAA
- the hprK gene encoding HPr(Ser) kinase/phosphatase has product MNVYGGAAVKGAERISVTELIRKESLRNLTPEINTDEAYMTIPDVNRPALQLTGFFDQFDSERVQIIGNVETAYLMTMDKPQRRARYAEITKYPIPCIIYARGIEPDSCMVSACKEAGIPLLSSLRPTTELEGEIIRWLKVRMAPMITVHGVLVDVYGEGVLIMGDSGIGKSEAALELIKRGHRLVSDDVVELRRVSDESLVGTAPDITKNFIELRGIGIIDIKQMFGVESVKDTQTINMVIKLEEWEKDKDYDRLGLKDNYTEFLGNRVISYDIPIRPGRNVAIIVECAAVNNRAKKMGYNAAQVLYDRVTANMNAGGDRKV; this is encoded by the coding sequence GTGAACGTTTACGGAGGTGCGGCGGTGAAGGGTGCAGAGAGGATAAGCGTGACGGAGCTGATTCGGAAGGAGAGTCTCCGGAACCTGACGCCGGAGATCAATACGGATGAGGCATATATGACGATCCCGGATGTGAACCGGCCGGCATTGCAGTTGACCGGATTTTTCGACCAGTTTGATTCCGAGCGGGTGCAGATCATCGGGAATGTGGAGACAGCGTATTTGATGACGATGGACAAGCCGCAGCGGAGGGCGCGCTATGCAGAGATCACGAAGTATCCGATTCCGTGCATCATCTATGCGAGAGGGATCGAGCCGGATTCCTGCATGGTCAGCGCCTGCAAGGAGGCCGGTATCCCGCTTCTGTCCAGTCTGAGACCTACGACGGAGCTGGAGGGCGAGATCATTCGCTGGCTGAAGGTCAGGATGGCGCCGATGATAACGGTACACGGCGTGCTGGTTGATGTCTACGGCGAGGGCGTGCTGATTATGGGCGACAGCGGGATCGGGAAGTCTGAGGCGGCGCTGGAGCTCATCAAGAGGGGGCACCGGCTCGTCTCGGATGATGTCGTGGAGCTTCGCAGGGTTTCGGACGAATCACTGGTGGGAACTGCGCCCGATATTACGAAAAACTTCATTGAGCTTCGGGGAATCGGCATTATCGATATCAAGCAGATGTTCGGCGTCGAGAGTGTGAAGGACACCCAGACCATTAACATGGTCATCAAGCTGGAGGAGTGGGAAAAGGATAAGGACTATGACCGGCTGGGGCTGAAGGACAACTACACAGAATTTCTTGGCAATCGGGTCATCAGCTACGATATACCGATCCGCCCGGGACGGAATGTTGCGATTATTGTGGAGTGTGCGGCGGTCAACAACCGCGCCAAGAAGATGGGCTATAACGCGGCGCAGGTGCTCTATGATCGTGTGACCGCCAATATGAATGCCGGAGGGGACAGAAAAGTCTGA
- the dusB gene encoding tRNA dihydrouridine synthase DusB: protein MRREVTIGTLRLKSNLLLAPMAGVTDLPFRLLCEEQGIGLACTEMVSAKAILYGNRNTEELLRRAPGEEPLAVQLFGSEPELMGEIAAQLEERFSLIDVNMGCPVPKIVRNGEGSALMQEPARAYEILRMMVRRCRKPVTVKFRAGFDAAHRNAAEFARMAENAGVSAITVHGRTREQFYHGKADWNILREVKQAVHIPVFGNGDVFCPEDAKRMLEETGVDGIALARGVKGNPWLIGRTLHYLDTGELLPEPTLPEKLSVIRRHIALMVEYKGEHTAALEMRKHLSWYTVGMPNSSILRDRVNHAASTEELYALCSLLEGASQEDKRGRAPSMD, encoded by the coding sequence TTGAGAAGAGAAGTGACAATCGGGACGCTCAGGCTGAAAAGCAATCTGCTTCTCGCGCCGATGGCGGGGGTGACGGATCTGCCTTTCCGTCTGCTCTGCGAGGAGCAGGGGATTGGGCTTGCCTGCACAGAGATGGTCAGTGCGAAGGCGATTCTCTACGGCAACCGAAATACAGAGGAGCTGCTCCGGAGGGCACCGGGAGAGGAGCCGCTGGCGGTACAGCTCTTCGGCTCCGAGCCGGAGCTCATGGGGGAGATCGCCGCGCAGCTCGAAGAGCGTTTCTCACTGATCGATGTTAATATGGGCTGTCCGGTTCCGAAGATCGTTCGGAACGGGGAGGGCTCTGCCCTGATGCAGGAGCCTGCACGCGCCTATGAGATCCTTCGCATGATGGTCCGCAGATGCCGGAAGCCGGTCACCGTGAAATTCCGCGCCGGCTTCGATGCCGCACATCGTAATGCCGCAGAATTTGCGAGGATGGCGGAGAATGCCGGCGTGTCGGCGATTACCGTGCATGGCAGAACCAGAGAGCAGTTTTATCATGGGAAGGCGGATTGGAATATCCTCCGCGAAGTGAAGCAGGCGGTTCACATTCCGGTATTCGGGAACGGCGACGTTTTCTGCCCGGAGGATGCGAAGCGGATGCTGGAGGAAACCGGTGTGGATGGCATTGCCCTCGCGCGGGGCGTGAAGGGAAATCCATGGCTGATCGGCAGGACGCTTCATTATCTGGATACCGGAGAGCTCCTGCCGGAGCCGACGCTTCCGGAGAAGCTTTCTGTGATCCGGCGCCATATCGCTCTGATGGTGGAGTACAAGGGAGAGCATACCGCAGCGCTGGAGATGCGGAAGCACCTTTCCTGGTACACCGTCGGAATGCCGAATTCTTCTATATTAAGAGATCGCGTAAACCATGCGGCATCGACGGAAGAGCTGTACGCGCTCTGTTCTCTCTTAGAGGGGGCTTCGCAGGAAGACAAAAGAGGCAGAGCACCGTCAATGGATTGA
- the pfkA gene encoding 6-phosphofructokinase — protein sequence MAAKAVKTIGILTSGGDAPGMNAAIRSVVRTAIHNGLQVKGVMRGYAGLLEEEIVDMNTTSVSDIISRGGTVLYTARCREFTTPEGQQKGAEICRQHGIDGMVIIGGDGSFKGAGKLSGLGINTIGVPGTIDLDIACTDYTIGFDTSINTAMQAIDKIRDTSTSHERCSIIEVMGRRAGYIALWCGVANGAEEILLPERYDGDEQAIINRIIESRKRGKKHYIIINAEGIGHSSSMAKRIEAATGIETRATILGHMQRGGSPTCKDRYYASIMGARAVELLLAGKSNRLVAYKHGEFVDYDIKEALAMTKDIPEDQFRIADMLVR from the coding sequence ATGGCCGCAAAAGCTGTGAAAACAATTGGCATCTTGACATCGGGAGGAGACGCTCCGGGGATGAACGCAGCGATCCGAAGCGTTGTCAGAACAGCGATTCATAACGGGCTCCAGGTAAAGGGAGTCATGCGCGGCTATGCGGGTCTGCTGGAGGAGGAGATCGTGGACATGAACACCACCTCTGTGTCTGATATCATCAGCCGGGGCGGTACTGTATTGTACACGGCGCGGTGCAGGGAGTTTACAACGCCGGAGGGACAGCAGAAGGGCGCGGAGATCTGCCGGCAGCACGGAATCGACGGCATGGTCATCATCGGCGGCGACGGCTCCTTCAAGGGTGCAGGGAAGCTCTCCGGGTTGGGCATCAACACGATCGGCGTGCCGGGGACAATCGACCTTGATATTGCCTGCACCGACTATACGATCGGCTTCGATACCTCTATCAACACTGCGATGCAGGCGATCGACAAGATCCGGGACACCTCTACCTCTCACGAACGCTGTTCGATCATTGAGGTTATGGGACGGCGCGCGGGCTATATTGCGCTTTGGTGCGGTGTCGCGAACGGTGCGGAGGAGATCCTGCTTCCGGAGCGCTATGACGGCGACGAGCAGGCGATCATCAACCGCATCATCGAGTCCAGAAAGCGCGGCAAGAAGCATTATATCATCATCAACGCGGAGGGAATCGGACATTCCTCCTCCATGGCGAAGCGGATTGAGGCGGCGACGGGGATCGAAACGAGGGCGACCATTCTCGGGCATATGCAGCGCGGCGGCTCGCCAACCTGTAAGGATCGCTATTATGCTTCCATCATGGGGGCGCGGGCGGTAGAGCTGCTGCTGGCGGGCAAATCCAACCGCCTTGTGGCATACAAGCACGGCGAGTTCGTGGATTACGACATCAAGGAAGCGCTCGCCATGACGAAGGACATACCGGAGGATCAGTTCCGCATTGCCGATATGCTGGTACGCTGA